The genomic segment GACTGGGATCTGCTCGTCGCCGGTGACCACCTGGTGCAGACGCTGTTCGACCTGGCGATGGACCAGGGCTGCCCGGCGCGGCGGTTCGCGCTGCACTGCCTCTACATCTACGCCGCCGACGGCATCCGGACGAACTTCCGCGCCCACCCCAAGCGCCGGTTCCGCAAGCTGGTCGAGCAGGCCGAGAAGTCCGGCGACGACCTGATGCGCAACTGGGCGCACAACAGCCGGGTGCTGCTCGCCCGGCCGGACCTCTTCGTCTACCGGGACTGGTGCGAGGGCGGCCTGGTCCGCGAGAACCGCCGCCTCTGACACGAACGACGAACGGGCCGGGATCCCCCGTGGATCCCGGCCCGCACGTCGGCGGATCGTCAGGTCGATCCGCCCTGCTTCTTGCGCCGCTCGTCGTCCCGTGCCCGGTCCACACCGTGGTCCGTCTGGTCGGCGAAGCGCCCTTCCTTGACCTTGTCGCTGAAGCGTCCCTCGGTGACCCGGTCGAACCGCTCGCGGACGTTCTCGGCCACCTTCTCCAGCCGTTCCTCCGCGCGCTCGGCCACCTTCTTCGCCGGTTCCGCCATGGCTCCCCCCGCCAGCCCGGAGTCCGCTATGAGGCTTTTGCCCCTGAGGAAAAGCCTAATCGACAGTGCCCCGCCGTACCCCGGATTCCCCTGACCCGGGCCGCGAACCGGCCCGGGAAAGGACGAAGGCCGGCGCGGCCCCGGGGGAGCGGGGCGCGCCGGCCTTCCGGTACGAGGTCAGCGGTCGGGAGCGCGGCGCGGACGCCAGACGACGAGCGCGGTGGACGTGCGGTTGGTGGGCACGAGGTCGCCGCGGGGGAAGCCACCGAGCGACTCCAGCTCGGCGATCCGCCGGTACGCGGCGTCCAGTTCCGCCTCCAGCCGGGCCACCCGCTGCTGCGCCTCTTCGAGCAGGCGCTCCAACCCGATGATCCGCTTGACCCCGGCCAGGTTGATCCCGTCGTCCTGGCTGAGGCGCTGCACCTCGCGGAGCAGCACCACGTCCCGGACGCTGTACCGGCGACCGCCGCCGGACGCCCGGCCGGCCTGCACCAGGCCCAGCCGGTCGTACTGGCGCAGCGTCTGGGGGTGCATCCCCGCCATTCGCGCGGCCACCGAGATCATCAAGACCTTGGCCTCGTAGGCCGGGTCACCCGAGCCGACGTACTCCTCCGACATGCCCGCTCACCTCCGCTGCCGACCTCAACTGAATCGACGTACCCGCGCGTCGAGATGTTCCCGCGCGGCGGGCGGAGTCTGCGCCGCGAAGGTCTCCAGCGCCGCCCGCGCCTCGTCCGACACCTTCGCCGGGACCACCACGTCGAGCGTGACCAGCAGGTCACCGGCGCGGCCGTCCTTGCGTACGACGCCCTTGCCGCGGGCGCGCAGCACCCGCCCACCGGGCGTACCCGGTGGCACCCGCAGGGTCACCGTCCCGTCCAGGGTCGGTACGCGCAGGTCCGTGCCGAGAACCGCCTCGGCGTACGTGATCGGGACGGTCAGGGTCAGGTCGTCCCCGGTACGCCCGAACAGCTCGTCCGGGCGGACCTTCACCTGCACGAACAGGTCACCGGCCGGGCCGCCCCGCTCGCCGGGCTCGCCCCGGCCGGCCAGGCGGATCCGCTGCCCGTCGGCCACACCGGCCGGGAAGCGCACGTTGAGTGTGCGGGTCTTGGTGACCCCGCCGGTGCCGTGGCACTCCGGGCACTTCTCCTCGACGATCGTGCCGACGCCCTGGCAGTTGCGGCACGGCTCGGAGAAGCTGAACGACCCCTGGTTGCGGGTAGTCACCCCGGCGCCGTGACAGACCGGGCAGGCCACCGGCTGGGTGCCGGGCTTCGCGCCGTTGCCGTGGCAGGTGTCGCAGACTCCGGGGGCGCGCAGCGTCAGCGGCAGCGTGACGCCACGTACCGCGTCGGTGAAGTCGAGCGCGACCTCGGTCTCGACGTCCCGCCCGCGGGCCGGGCCACGCGGGCGTGCCGGACCGCCGGCGCCCCCGCCACCGGAGAAGATCGAGCTGAACAGGTCGGTGAAGCCACCACCGCTGAACCGGGTGTCGCCACCGCCCGCGCCGCCGCCGAACAGGTCGGAGACGTCGAACGGCATGCCGCCCGGCTGGCCCCCGCCGCGGGCGTTGCGCCGGAAGGCACCGGAGCCGAA from the Micromonospora sp. WMMA1947 genome contains:
- a CDS encoding MerR family transcriptional regulator, with the translated sequence MSEEYVGSGDPAYEAKVLMISVAARMAGMHPQTLRQYDRLGLVQAGRASGGGRRYSVRDVVLLREVQRLSQDDGINLAGVKRIIGLERLLEEAQQRVARLEAELDAAYRRIAELESLGGFPRGDLVPTNRTSTALVVWRPRRAPDR
- the dnaJ gene encoding molecular chaperone DnaJ — translated: MSSKDWIEKDYYAALGVDKSASSDEIKKAYRKLARESHPDHNPGDTGAEERFKTVSEAYAVLGDEKKRREYDEMRSLFGSGAFRRNARGGGQPGGMPFDVSDLFGGGAGGGDTRFSGGGFTDLFSSIFSGGGGAGGPARPRGPARGRDVETEVALDFTDAVRGVTLPLTLRAPGVCDTCHGNGAKPGTQPVACPVCHGAGVTTRNQGSFSFSEPCRNCQGVGTIVEEKCPECHGTGGVTKTRTLNVRFPAGVADGQRIRLAGRGEPGERGGPAGDLFVQVKVRPDELFGRTGDDLTLTVPITYAEAVLGTDLRVPTLDGTVTLRVPPGTPGGRVLRARGKGVVRKDGRAGDLLVTLDVVVPAKVSDEARAALETFAAQTPPAAREHLDARVRRFS